The following coding sequences are from one Granulicella arctica window:
- a CDS encoding helix-turn-helix domain-containing protein — MQAIDTAYKKPPARATIPAEEKLLVSRGEAAQLLSISQRGLDYLIANRKLPTRRIGGRVLIPVADLRKYVRGDHPERIVG, encoded by the coding sequence ATGCAGGCAATCGACACCGCATACAAAAAACCACCAGCGCGAGCCACGATTCCAGCCGAGGAGAAGCTGCTTGTCAGTCGAGGTGAAGCGGCCCAGCTACTCTCCATCAGTCAACGTGGGCTTGATTACCTGATAGCAAATCGAAAATTGCCGACCAGGAGAATTGGCGGAAGGGTTCTAATTCCTGTGGCCGACTTGCGGAAGTATGTGCGTGGCGACCATCCCGAACGGATCGTTGGGTGA
- the meaB gene encoding methylmalonyl Co-A mutase-associated GTPase MeaB — MIADVDVTTRAGEMLRRMRAGDVRALARAVSLVEDGSAGAAELLSTCREFAGQSVRIGVTGPPGAGKSTLVDQMARWLRGQGRTVGVVAVDPSSPYTGGALLGDRIRMQGFADDAGVYVRSMASRGAVGGLAHGVADVCSVMEAAGRETILIETVGVGQDEVAIAGMADVTVVVLVPGMGDEVQSLKAGMMEVADIFVVNKADRGGAELVEQEIVGMQGLAGSHGGWVPPVVRTVALSGDGVEELMRTMERALQARIQKKGLAAVDGLRLDHLGIAVRSIASARGFYEALGMFVTTEETVEHEQVRTAMLPLGGSRIELLEATEEESVIGRFVKRRGEGLHHVAMRVDSVDAMFAQLKRERVRLVSDAVRVGAGGHRYFFVHPVSTGGVLVEIVGK; from the coding sequence ATGATCGCTGACGTGGATGTAACGACACGAGCGGGTGAGATGTTGCGGCGGATGCGGGCGGGGGATGTGCGCGCGCTGGCCCGTGCAGTGTCTCTGGTGGAAGACGGATCGGCTGGTGCGGCGGAGCTGCTGTCGACGTGCCGGGAGTTTGCCGGACAGTCGGTGAGAATTGGGGTGACGGGGCCTCCGGGGGCAGGGAAGAGCACGCTGGTGGACCAGATGGCGCGGTGGCTGCGTGGGCAGGGAAGGACGGTGGGGGTGGTTGCGGTCGATCCGTCAAGCCCCTATACGGGCGGCGCGCTGCTGGGGGATCGGATACGGATGCAGGGATTCGCGGATGATGCTGGAGTCTATGTACGAAGCATGGCCTCGCGTGGAGCGGTGGGTGGGCTGGCGCATGGCGTGGCGGATGTTTGTTCGGTGATGGAGGCGGCGGGGCGGGAGACAATCCTGATTGAGACGGTGGGGGTGGGACAGGATGAGGTTGCAATCGCCGGGATGGCGGATGTGACCGTGGTGGTGCTGGTTCCGGGGATGGGGGACGAGGTGCAGAGCCTGAAGGCGGGAATGATGGAGGTGGCGGATATTTTTGTGGTGAACAAGGCCGATCGCGGTGGCGCGGAGCTGGTGGAGCAGGAGATTGTAGGCATGCAGGGTTTAGCAGGTTCACACGGGGGGTGGGTTCCTCCAGTTGTACGGACTGTGGCTCTGTCGGGCGATGGGGTGGAGGAGCTGATGAGGACGATGGAGAGGGCTTTGCAGGCCCGGATTCAGAAGAAAGGGCTTGCGGCTGTGGATGGGCTGCGTCTGGATCATCTGGGGATTGCGGTGCGGAGCATTGCGTCGGCACGTGGGTTCTATGAGGCTCTGGGAATGTTTGTGACTACGGAAGAGACGGTGGAGCATGAGCAAGTGCGAACTGCGATGTTGCCGTTAGGCGGGAGCCGGATCGAACTGCTGGAGGCTACAGAGGAGGAGTCGGTGATTGGGCGGTTTGTGAAGAGACGAGGCGAAGGGCTGCATCATGTGGCGATGCGTGTGGATTCGGTCGATGCAATGTTTGCCCAGTTGAAGCGTGAGAGGGTGCGGTTGGTGAGCGATGCGGTGCGGGTCGGGGCGGGCGGTCATCGGTATTTTTTCGTGCATCCGGTGAGTACAGGCGGTGTGTTAGTGGAGATTGTGGGGAAGTGA
- a CDS encoding Fic family protein translates to MAQPNEKLAASLAALHDLQRQGQHVFRSGELSRVHRDRLVKSGFLQPVIKGWLMSASPSARPGDSTAWYASFWEFCAAYCTQRFGTNWHLSPEQSLLLHAENTVVPTQTIVYSRKGHNNTTKLPFHTSIYDLKQSQLPPRNQIVVRDGLRLFSADAALLRVPESFLRRNQIEVQIVLSGITDVSNLLRMLLDGGHSAIAGRLAGGLRRVNKSEQADEILMTMKAAGYDVRESDPFEGEQNFFAIRAAEETPIVGRLKAMWAASRETVLKSFPPAPGLPRNKKAYLSEVDEVYKNDAYHSLSIEGFRVSPELIERVMSGKWDPRHHEADRQNRDALAARGYWQAFQRVKLSVSKTLGGENAGVIVKDDHREWYRELFEPSVASGLIAASALAGYRNDAVYLRNSRYVPPRWEAVRDAMPALFHLIQEEPEASVRAVLGHWLFGYIHPYPDGNGRMARFLMNVLLASGGYPWTVVRVDDRAAYLHALDRASINLDLEPFTSFIVKQMQASLKKT, encoded by the coding sequence ATGGCTCAGCCTAATGAAAAACTCGCAGCATCCCTAGCGGCATTGCACGATCTCCAGAGACAGGGGCAGCACGTCTTTCGATCTGGAGAGTTGAGCCGCGTACACCGTGATCGTTTGGTCAAGAGCGGCTTCCTGCAGCCAGTCATCAAAGGATGGTTGATGTCAGCGAGTCCTAGCGCACGCCCGGGAGACAGTACCGCCTGGTACGCATCCTTCTGGGAGTTTTGTGCCGCATACTGCACACAACGATTCGGAACGAACTGGCACCTCTCGCCGGAACAATCTCTCCTTCTCCATGCCGAGAATACGGTCGTGCCGACGCAAACTATCGTTTACAGCCGGAAGGGTCACAACAACACGACCAAGCTTCCATTCCATACCTCAATCTACGATCTGAAACAGTCGCAGCTGCCCCCCCGCAATCAAATTGTCGTTCGGGACGGCTTACGTCTCTTCTCTGCCGATGCAGCGCTCCTACGTGTACCGGAATCCTTCCTCCGCCGCAATCAAATCGAAGTGCAAATAGTTCTGTCCGGCATCACTGATGTCTCAAACCTGCTGCGCATGTTGCTCGATGGCGGCCACTCGGCGATAGCGGGCAGACTTGCAGGCGGGCTACGCAGAGTGAATAAGAGCGAACAGGCCGACGAGATTCTCATGACGATGAAAGCCGCTGGATACGACGTCCGCGAATCTGACCCCTTCGAAGGAGAACAGAATTTCTTTGCGATTAGAGCGGCCGAGGAAACCCCGATTGTTGGCAGATTAAAGGCAATGTGGGCCGCATCACGCGAAACAGTGCTCAAGAGCTTCCCTCCTGCACCAGGTTTGCCAAGAAACAAGAAGGCGTACCTTTCTGAAGTAGACGAGGTGTACAAAAACGATGCCTACCATTCGCTCTCTATCGAGGGCTTCCGTGTCAGTCCTGAGTTGATTGAACGAGTCATGTCGGGCAAATGGGACCCGCGCCATCACGAAGCAGATCGCCAGAATCGTGATGCGCTCGCGGCTCGTGGCTACTGGCAAGCGTTCCAACGAGTCAAGCTGAGCGTATCCAAGACCCTTGGTGGTGAGAACGCAGGAGTCATCGTCAAAGACGATCACCGAGAGTGGTACAGAGAACTCTTTGAACCTTCGGTTGCATCGGGCCTGATCGCTGCCTCGGCCCTAGCTGGATACCGCAATGACGCCGTGTATCTGCGGAACTCACGATATGTTCCCCCGCGCTGGGAAGCCGTCCGTGATGCCATGCCTGCTCTATTCCATCTGATTCAGGAAGAGCCGGAAGCTTCCGTGCGGGCCGTTCTTGGACACTGGCTTTTTGGTTATATCCATCCCTATCCGGACGGCAATGGCCGAATGGCTCGTTTTCTGATGAACGTGCTTCTCGCATCAGGTGGCTATCCTTGGACGGTCGTTCGAGTTGATGACCGAGCAGCGTATCTGCACGCTCTTGATCGTGCCAGCATCAACCTTGATCTCGAACCCTTTACCAGTTTCATCGTCAAACAGATGCAAGCTTCGTTGAAGAAGACTTGA
- the rimI gene encoding ribosomal protein S18-alanine N-acetyltransferase, with amino-acid sequence MRIAPARVKDVAGVVLLEREIVEAPHWAEAEYVAIVDAVEGSLRRCLLVAWQDEAMMGFAVGKVIGAEAELESVAVRSSARRGGVGLALCAAVVDWAWAQGAEGMDLEVRASSAGAIGLYRRLGFQDAGRRRGYYSDPQEDAVLMRLEQG; translated from the coding sequence ATGAGAATCGCTCCTGCTCGGGTGAAGGATGTGGCGGGCGTGGTGTTGCTCGAGCGCGAGATTGTGGAGGCTCCGCATTGGGCGGAGGCTGAGTATGTGGCGATTGTGGATGCGGTTGAGGGTTCACTTCGGCGGTGTCTTCTGGTGGCCTGGCAGGATGAGGCGATGATGGGGTTTGCCGTGGGGAAGGTGATTGGCGCAGAGGCGGAGTTGGAGAGTGTAGCGGTGCGGAGTTCGGCGCGACGGGGCGGGGTGGGACTAGCGCTCTGCGCGGCGGTGGTGGATTGGGCCTGGGCGCAGGGTGCGGAGGGCATGGATCTTGAGGTGCGCGCTTCAAGCGCAGGGGCGATTGGGCTGTATCGTAGGTTGGGTTTTCAGGATGCGGGGCGTCGGCGGGGATACTATTCGGATCCACAGGAAGATGCTGTGCTGATGCGGTTGGAGCAGGGCTGA
- a CDS encoding Asd/ArgC dimerization domain-containing protein, translated as MAHGVYRIGIVGASSLAGKELTDVLSESQLGASDFVLLDDEALIGKITAAGDEIAVIQQLDASSFERMDFAFFTNSADMAAANWQSARKAGASIVDLTYALEGQKDVLVLSPWVEEALAGKGTPGRTMPDLGTPAVVTAHPAAVILALLAARLKSVGLIHLAATVMEPASEYGRPAMDELHQQTVNLLSFQTLPKEQYDAQVSFNLLPALGEAAKIKLAATQQRIVEQYEVMAAGRLPELTVQVVHAPVFHGYVASVLIELEYPAMVTQVEAALAGAHVDVVTIKSDPPSNLSAAGQENILVQVTKATADEGAARRFWVWLAADNLKLHMLNAVACAQELRRLRPQSKVQ; from the coding sequence ATGGCGCATGGGGTGTATCGGATCGGGATTGTGGGGGCGTCGTCGCTTGCGGGCAAAGAGTTGACAGACGTGTTGAGCGAGTCGCAGCTGGGGGCGTCCGACTTTGTGCTGCTCGACGATGAGGCGTTAATAGGGAAAATAACCGCTGCGGGTGATGAGATTGCAGTGATTCAGCAGCTGGATGCAAGCTCCTTCGAGCGAATGGACTTTGCGTTTTTTACGAACAGCGCAGATATGGCGGCGGCGAATTGGCAGAGCGCTCGGAAGGCGGGTGCAAGCATTGTCGATCTGACGTATGCGCTTGAGGGTCAAAAAGATGTGCTGGTGCTATCTCCGTGGGTCGAAGAGGCTCTTGCGGGGAAGGGGACTCCAGGTAGAACGATGCCTGACCTGGGTACGCCTGCGGTGGTTACGGCGCACCCGGCGGCGGTAATCCTGGCACTGTTGGCTGCGCGGTTGAAGAGTGTGGGGTTGATCCACTTGGCGGCGACTGTGATGGAGCCAGCGTCGGAGTATGGACGCCCGGCGATGGACGAACTACATCAGCAAACGGTCAACTTGCTGTCGTTTCAGACACTTCCAAAGGAGCAATACGACGCGCAGGTGTCGTTCAATCTGCTGCCTGCTCTTGGTGAGGCAGCAAAGATCAAGCTCGCAGCAACGCAGCAGCGAATTGTGGAACAGTATGAAGTGATGGCGGCGGGACGGTTGCCAGAGCTGACGGTGCAGGTTGTCCATGCGCCGGTGTTTCACGGATATGTTGCGTCGGTGCTGATCGAACTGGAGTATCCGGCGATGGTGACGCAGGTAGAGGCAGCGCTGGCTGGTGCTCACGTGGATGTGGTGACGATAAAGTCTGATCCGCCGAGCAATCTGAGTGCGGCTGGGCAGGAAAATATTCTCGTCCAAGTGACCAAGGCGACTGCGGACGAGGGAGCGGCTCGACGATTCTGGGTATGGTTGGCGGCGGATAATCTGAAACTGCATATGTTGAATGCGGTGGCGTGTGCACAGGAGCTGCGACGGTTGCGGCCACAAAGCAAAGTGCAGTAA
- a CDS encoding helix-turn-helix transcriptional regulator produces the protein MTKFGSDLATARRKRGLTVISVAERMGVSKNTYLRAEKGDPGVGLGVYAMALFVLGFGDPLRSLIDVSRDDVGLLLDEERLPKRVRMKKARVHSERAAVRKAI, from the coding sequence GTGACCAAGTTCGGCAGCGATCTTGCGACCGCGCGGCGTAAACGGGGACTTACAGTCATTTCTGTAGCAGAGCGAATGGGTGTCTCCAAAAATACTTACCTCCGCGCTGAAAAGGGAGACCCCGGAGTTGGTCTCGGCGTTTATGCGATGGCGCTCTTCGTCCTGGGCTTTGGCGATCCTCTGAGAAGCCTTATTGATGTGAGCCGCGACGATGTCGGCCTTCTTCTGGATGAAGAACGTCTGCCTAAGCGCGTGCGCATGAAGAAAGCGCGGGTACATTCCGAACGGGCCGCAGTAAGGAAAGCGATCTGA
- a CDS encoding phosphatidylserine decarboxylase family protein, whose product MVRDGFFYAFGLGVVAVVLWLLTKVAVLVAIPVVLALFFLWFFRDPNRSVPTEPGQIVSPADGVVTEAEWIETTTGSRLRLSIFLNVFDVHVNRSPVSGTVKIVEHREGQFMNAMNPESVLHNEQTLVVIDGGGYDVGFKQIAGLLARRIVCNVKPGDRVERGQRVGLIKFGSRVDVLLPSEANLKVKMGSRVKGGSTVLAVLPQPGEPVLGA is encoded by the coding sequence ATGGTTCGTGATGGGTTTTTTTACGCGTTTGGGCTGGGAGTGGTGGCGGTCGTTCTGTGGCTGCTGACGAAGGTCGCGGTTTTGGTGGCGATCCCGGTAGTGCTGGCACTGTTTTTTCTATGGTTTTTTCGCGATCCGAATCGCAGTGTTCCCACAGAACCGGGGCAGATTGTGTCGCCTGCTGATGGCGTGGTGACCGAGGCTGAGTGGATTGAGACGACGACAGGAAGCCGGTTGCGGTTAAGCATCTTCCTGAACGTCTTCGACGTGCACGTGAACCGCTCACCCGTGAGCGGGACAGTGAAGATTGTCGAGCATCGCGAGGGTCAGTTTATGAACGCGATGAACCCGGAGTCGGTCCTGCACAATGAGCAGACGCTGGTGGTGATTGACGGCGGCGGATACGATGTGGGCTTCAAGCAGATTGCCGGCCTGCTGGCGCGGCGCATTGTGTGCAACGTGAAGCCGGGCGACCGGGTGGAGCGTGGGCAGCGGGTGGGATTGATCAAGTTCGGTTCTCGTGTGGATGTGCTGCTGCCCTCGGAGGCGAATCTGAAGGTGAAGATGGGATCGCGGGTGAAGGGCGGATCGACCGTTCTTGCGGTGCTGCCGCAGCCAGGCGAGCCGGTGCTGGGGGCCTAA
- a CDS encoding alpha-L-fucosidase, whose translation MKFACRTLSAALLVASCTLPALAQLEGDHIATTAKHPVAAIQDTETPAQRDARMAWWRDARFGMFIHWGLYSIPAGTWNGKPIDGVGEWIMNTASIPVADYKALAKQFNPTAFNAHDIVALAKSSGMKYIVITAKHHDGFAMFDSKAAPFNIVDGTPFHRDPLRELAIECKKQGIKLGFYYSQDQDWTAPGGAAYQTGDHKPPTYHWDEAQDGDFATYLHTKAIPQIKELLTNYGDFPVVIWFDTPTKDMTPALAGEIVALLNQHPNLIWNNRLGGGYKGDTETPEQFIPPQGYPGLDWESCMTMNDTWGYKSWDNNFKSTETLIRNLVDIASKGGNYLLNIGPDSKGNVPPAEIERLHAMGKWLAVNGESIYGTHPTLFGAEAGAFSSTEKDKDGKPKFIASWNWRSTTKADMIYIEIFTWPSGSFHLDTLPRTVTGAYLLADPSHTSLTITKTGKGIDIALPSHPLDPIATVLVLKTAN comes from the coding sequence TTGAAATTTGCCTGCCGCACCCTTTCCGCAGCCCTACTCGTCGCCTCCTGTACCCTCCCAGCTCTCGCCCAGCTCGAAGGGGATCACATCGCCACCACTGCTAAACACCCTGTCGCCGCCATCCAGGACACCGAGACCCCAGCTCAGCGCGACGCTCGAATGGCCTGGTGGCGCGATGCGCGTTTCGGCATGTTCATCCACTGGGGCCTCTACTCCATCCCAGCCGGCACCTGGAACGGCAAACCGATCGACGGTGTTGGCGAGTGGATCATGAACACCGCCTCCATTCCCGTCGCCGACTACAAAGCCCTCGCCAAACAATTCAACCCCACTGCCTTCAACGCGCATGACATCGTCGCCCTCGCCAAGTCCTCCGGTATGAAGTACATCGTCATCACCGCCAAGCATCACGACGGCTTCGCGATGTTCGACTCCAAGGCCGCCCCCTTCAACATCGTCGATGGCACCCCCTTCCACCGCGATCCTCTCCGCGAGCTGGCAATCGAATGCAAGAAGCAGGGCATCAAGCTTGGCTTCTACTACTCGCAAGATCAGGACTGGACAGCCCCCGGCGGAGCCGCCTACCAGACGGGCGATCACAAGCCACCCACCTATCACTGGGACGAAGCTCAGGACGGCGACTTCGCCACCTACCTTCACACAAAAGCCATCCCACAGATAAAAGAGCTCCTCACCAACTATGGAGATTTCCCTGTCGTCATCTGGTTCGATACACCCACCAAAGATATGACGCCCGCCCTCGCCGGCGAGATCGTAGCCCTGCTCAACCAGCATCCGAACCTCATCTGGAACAACCGCCTTGGCGGAGGTTATAAGGGCGACACTGAGACCCCCGAGCAGTTCATCCCGCCCCAGGGTTACCCCGGCCTCGACTGGGAGTCCTGCATGACCATGAACGACACTTGGGGCTACAAGTCATGGGATAACAACTTCAAGTCCACTGAAACCCTCATCCGTAACCTCGTCGACATCGCCAGCAAGGGCGGCAACTACCTCCTCAACATAGGCCCCGACTCCAAGGGCAACGTCCCGCCTGCCGAGATCGAACGCCTCCACGCCATGGGCAAGTGGTTAGCCGTCAACGGCGAATCCATCTACGGCACTCATCCCACCCTCTTCGGAGCTGAAGCTGGTGCCTTCAGCTCCACCGAAAAGGATAAAGATGGCAAGCCGAAGTTCATCGCGTCCTGGAACTGGCGCTCCACGACCAAGGCTGACATGATCTACATCGAGATCTTCACCTGGCCAAGCGGTAGCTTCCACCTCGACACACTTCCCCGCACCGTCACCGGAGCCTATCTCCTGGCCGACCCCAGCCACACATCACTCACGATCACCAAGACCGGCAAAGGTATCGACATAGCCCTTCCCAGCCACCCACTAGACCCCATCGCTACCGTGCTCGTCCTCAAAACCGCCAACTAG
- the pssA gene encoding CDP-diacylglycerol--serine O-phosphatidyltransferase, translated as MAEDTPALSIDGEKPRRRPSRGMYVLPSLFTAGNIAAGYYAITQAIQGSVADPAFFDRAALAIGFAVLFDGLDGQVARRTRTTSDFGKELDSLADVITFGVAPSLLAYMWGFRLLPLTVHPLMRDRILHLGVFVCFLFLICGACRLARFNISVNPQPRNPGRPGKKYFVGMPIPAGAGVIASVIHFFNGAPIYNPYKSMLWLGLILGTGFLMVSSWRFWSGKEISTGGRHPFQLVVVLVLVLGLLLLYSEWMLILLALGYLVSGVIARLAYSWSRKHRQATMPGETQI; from the coding sequence ATGGCGGAGGATACGCCGGCGTTGAGTATCGATGGAGAGAAGCCTCGACGCCGTCCCAGTCGCGGGATGTATGTGCTGCCGTCGCTGTTTACGGCCGGCAACATCGCTGCGGGATACTATGCGATCACGCAGGCGATCCAGGGCTCGGTTGCCGACCCAGCTTTTTTCGACCGCGCTGCACTGGCGATCGGCTTCGCGGTGCTGTTCGACGGCTTGGACGGTCAGGTGGCTCGCCGGACGCGGACGACGAGCGACTTTGGCAAGGAGCTGGACTCGCTGGCCGATGTGATTACCTTCGGCGTCGCGCCTAGCCTACTGGCATATATGTGGGGGTTCCGGCTGCTGCCACTGACGGTGCATCCGCTGATGCGGGACCGGATTCTGCATCTGGGTGTCTTCGTCTGCTTTCTTTTCCTGATCTGCGGGGCGTGTCGATTGGCGCGGTTCAATATCAGCGTGAATCCGCAGCCGCGCAATCCAGGGCGTCCGGGGAAGAAGTATTTTGTCGGCATGCCAATTCCGGCGGGTGCGGGGGTGATCGCGTCGGTGATTCACTTCTTCAATGGGGCACCGATCTACAACCCATATAAGTCGATGCTGTGGCTGGGGCTGATTCTTGGCACGGGCTTTCTGATGGTAAGCAGCTGGCGGTTCTGGAGCGGTAAGGAGATCAGTACCGGAGGGAGGCATCCCTTCCAGTTGGTGGTGGTACTGGTGCTGGTACTTGGCTTACTGTTGCTCTACTCGGAGTGGATGCTGATCCTGTTGGCGCTGGGGTATCTGGTGTCGGGCGTGATTGCGCGACTGGCCTACTCGTGGAGTCGAAAGCATCGGCAAGCGACGATGCCGGGTGAGACGCAGATATAA
- the tsaB gene encoding tRNA (adenosine(37)-N6)-threonylcarbamoyltransferase complex dimerization subunit type 1 TsaB: MKLLLIDTCGPEGTVALADTSLAQKVVASEVLPGRSSSELLVPTVRALMEAQGWALCDLAAIVVVHGPGSFTGVRVGLSAAKGLSEASGVPLVAVSRLALLASVGGGYVALDAGRAEFYYGEYVDGRCVVESLLTREELLAAVGAETVMVCEVRVADALAGSVVRMVAEPVAGDALEIAVRRVEAGSFDDAATVDANYLRRTDVQLFARPVTR; the protein is encoded by the coding sequence ATGAAACTGTTGCTGATTGATACATGCGGTCCAGAGGGAACGGTGGCATTGGCGGATACTTCGCTGGCGCAGAAGGTTGTGGCGAGCGAGGTTTTGCCTGGGCGGAGCTCATCGGAGCTGCTGGTGCCTACGGTGCGGGCTTTGATGGAGGCGCAGGGGTGGGCTTTGTGTGATCTGGCGGCGATTGTAGTGGTGCATGGGCCGGGATCGTTTACTGGGGTACGGGTGGGTTTGAGTGCGGCGAAGGGTCTGAGCGAGGCTTCGGGCGTGCCGCTGGTTGCGGTGTCACGGCTGGCTCTGTTGGCTAGTGTGGGGGGAGGATATGTTGCTCTTGATGCTGGCCGAGCGGAGTTTTATTACGGAGAGTATGTGGACGGGCGATGCGTGGTGGAGTCGCTGCTGACGCGGGAAGAGTTGTTGGCGGCGGTGGGCGCTGAGACAGTCATGGTGTGCGAGGTTCGAGTGGCGGATGCGTTGGCTGGATCGGTGGTACGGATGGTCGCGGAGCCGGTGGCGGGAGATGCTTTAGAAATTGCAGTCAGACGAGTAGAGGCGGGGAGCTTTGACGATGCAGCTACAGTTGACGCCAACTATCTGCGACGGACCGATGTGCAGCTATTTGCGCGGCCGGTTACAAGATGA